In Clostridium omnivorum, the DNA window CTTGCAGCTCTTTACCTTCAATTTTATCACTATTATTCAAATCATTTACATAATAAAGTACAGGCCTGCCTTCGCTCTTAGAAACAACTCCTTCTCTAACAAGCTTTCCAAGTTCTCTGGCCACATTAGTCCTTTTCATATTAAGGAGCCCTCCTAAATATTCAGTACTAATACCTAAAACACTTCCCTGTTCTCTTAGCTGCTTGCTGCACTGTTCTCTTAGTGTGTTATAAACAATCTCTATCTTCAATATTTATCCCGCCTTATTTGTTTTTCTTATAATCTATTATACCCCTAACTTCATTATTTTCTAATTTTATCCTTGTTATTTCAAAAAACATTATACACATTACACAGAATATTAAAAGGAGTATATTCCATACAATAGGATTAATATTATCAAATACTAGTGAAGGTATAATTAAAATAAGTGGAGCTGTGCCTCCCACTATCCATCGATTAACATTAAACTTTTTAAGTACTGCCTTTGTAAAATACACTGAACCTAAAAACATGGCTATTATAAATATTATATATAGTACTTTTGATATCATAAATATCCCCTCTATTTATTGTGGATTATTTTTAACATTTCTACCATTTGCTCAATAAGATTTTTCTCTGCAATAGCAGTCATAAGCTGATCTTGAGCATGTACCATTAACAGCGACATTTTTAAGTCTTCACCGTTAAGTTCTGCTTGAATAAGTTTTGTTTGAGTATTGTGTGCCAAATCTAACTCATCTTGAGCCCTTTTTAATAGCTCCACTGCTTTTTGAATTTCTTTTTCTCTTGCTGCCTTTAGTGCATCATATGCAAACCCTCTTGCATCTCCACCATGTGATATTATTTCAAAGATTTCCTGTTCCATCAGATTACCTCCATAATGTTGTTAATTCTAGCCTTTTTATGGCACCAAGGCATTTAGCCTCGGTGCCTTAATATTATTTAAGCTGCCTCTGACTGCTGTTCTTCTGCAATCATCTTCTTTTCATATGCCTTAAAGAATGGATAGTAAATTACTAGTGCTACAGCAATGTTGATTACTACAAGTACTGCTGCTCTCCAGTCTCCTCTA includes these proteins:
- a CDS encoding PTS lactose/cellobiose transporter subunit IIA → MEQEIFEIISHGGDARGFAYDALKAAREKEIQKAVELLKRAQDELDLAHNTQTKLIQAELNGEDLKMSLLMVHAQDQLMTAIAEKNLIEQMVEMLKIIHNK